From the Quercus lobata isolate SW786 chromosome 6, ValleyOak3.0 Primary Assembly, whole genome shotgun sequence genome, one window contains:
- the LOC115950211 gene encoding probable mannitol dehydrogenase, translating to MPTGFLPPMAFGAKVTVISTSPSKKDEALEHLGADSFLVSRDPDQIQAAMNTMDGIIDTVSAVHPILPLLGLLKSHGTLVMVGVPDKPLELPVFPLLTGRKMVAGSGIGGMKETQEMIDFAAKHGITADIEVVSMDYVNTAMERLAKNDVRYRFVIDIGNTLAATKP from the exons GCTTTTGGGGCAAAAGTGACTGTAATTAGTACCTCACCTAGCAAGAAGGATGAAGCTTTGGAACATCTTGGTGCTGATTCTTTTTTGGTTAGCCGTGATCCAGACCAAATTCAG GCTGCCATGAACACAATGGATGGTATTATTGATACTGTTTCTGCAGTGCACCCCATTTTACCATTGCTTGGTCTATTGAAGTCCCATGGAACGCTTGTCATGGTGGGTGTACCGGACAAGCCACTTGAGCTACCTGTGTTTCCGTTGCTTACGG GAAGGAAGATGGTTGCCGGGAGTGGCATTGGAGGAATGAAAGAGACGCAAGAGATGATTGACTTTGCAGCAAAACATGGCATCACGGCAGACATTGAGGTTGTTTCAATGGATTATGTGAACACCGCAATGGAGCGTCTTGCTAAGAATGATGTTAGATACAGGTTTGTCATTGACATTGGAAACACCTTGGCTGCTACCAAGCCTTGA